The following coding sequences are from one Humulus lupulus chromosome X, drHumLupu1.1, whole genome shotgun sequence window:
- the LOC133804915 gene encoding uncharacterized protein LOC133804915: MPSSSSFLRQLSSGRSEDWKSTSKRWGGNSKCRSGGGVNMGYGVSQCEGSLSQMEGMNNMYVYGGENGGSVMRKRVMVVVDESSHSKHAMIWALTHVANKGDLLTLLHIVPSSHKVVSSERASDSSSFVSSSSSSSSSPFLANSLGSLCKACKPEVEVEALVIQGPKLATVISQVKKLEVSVLVLGQKKTSPLLSCLCGMSSRTEEFVEQCINGADCLTVGVRKQSRGVSGYLISTRWQKDFWLLA, from the exons ATGCCAAGTTCAAGCTCATTTTTGAGGCAGTTGAGTAGTGGGCGGAGTGAGGATTGGAAATCCACATCCAAGAGGTGGGGTGGGAATAGCAAGTGTAGGAGTGGCGGTGGTGTTAATATGGGTTATGGTGTTAGCCAGTGTGAGGGGAGTTTGTCCCAAATGGAAGGGATGAACAACATGTATGTATATGGAGGTGAAAATGGTGGGTCGGTTATGAGGAAAAGAGTGATGGTTGTGGTGGACGAGTCTTCTCACTCCAAACATGCCATGATTTGGGCACTCACTCATGTGGCCAACAAGGGTGATTTGCTCACTCTTCTTCATATAGTCCCTTCTTCCCATAAGGTGGTGTCCTCTGAAAGGGCTTCTGACTCTTCATCCtttgtttcttcttcttcctcctcctcaTCTTCTCCTTTTCTTGCCAACTCTCTTGGGTCACTTTGCAAGGCTTGCAAACCTGAG GTTGAAGTAGAAGCTCTGGTGATTCAAGGACCAAAACTGGCTACAGTGATAAGCCAGGTGAAGAAGCTAGAGGTTTCTGTGCTAGTTCTGGGTCAGAAGAAAACCTCTCCACTTCTCAGCTG CTTATGTGGGATGAGCAGCAGGACAGAGGAGTTTGTGGAGCAATGCATCAACGGCGCAGATTGCTTGACTGTAGGAGTGAGAAAGCAGAGCAGAGGAGTGAGCGGTTACCTTATCAGTACCAGATGGCAGAAGGATTTTTGGCTCTTGGCTTAA